The following nucleotide sequence is from Candidatus Cloacimonadota bacterium.
GAAAGAACCTTTTATCGTAATCGACAGATCAATTCCCACTGCATTTCCCGATGATGATTTTGTGTGGCCCTATGTTCATATCGGTCCATCTCCAGTTGCCGATAAAAGACGTGTTTACATTTTTGGAAACAATTATACCAGCCATTTAGCATCGGGAAATCCTTCCGAAAATTCTTTGATTGGCTATGCCGATTTCAATGAAAACGATCTTAATGCGCAATCTGAACTGGATTGGACTTATACCACAATTCCCGAAATGGATAATTGGAATCAGGGCATTCCCGAAGAAATTCGACCTTACCATTCATATGCCGTTTCAGATGATGGGAAAGTTGCCATTATGGGTTACAATACTGTTGATGAACTGTTTGTATTTTTGAATGATAATTATGGTGAAGGTGATTACGAATATTATAGCATACCAATTGATATAGATATAGACAATCCACAAAATCAGGATGGAACTTATGCCTTTATCGATCCCGATACAGGACAGCCTCACGAAATTTATATGGCTCCTCAGCTCTGTAATCATCAGAATGCAATTTTCACAAACGATAATTCAAAATTGCGTTTTCTTGGCTCAATGAACATGCTTCTGCGTCCCGATTTATGGTATCCCGATATTTCTTTAAAGTATCCAAAAGTATTTACATTTGATATTGTTACAGAAGAATTTTCTTTTTATGATCTGTATATTGAAGGTGCCAATCCCTCCGATGATATTCCAATGTTGCCCTGGGATCTGGATGAAGACGGAAATGTTGATGAATTCGATCCTGATGGAAATGTAACCTGGGTTGGCGGCTGGCCTATCTATTTTGATGTGGCGGATGTTGCCTTCCACGAAAATAATACGAAATTAGCCGTGAATGATGATTATGGAATCGTGGCAGCTGTTTGGAATGATGGGTTAAAACAGCGATTTGCGGTTCAGGGAGAACCTGCTTATGCTGGTTGGGAAGGTTATCCCGAAGTGGCAATAGCAATTTCTACAGATCATGGCGAAACCTGGAGCGAACCCATTTTTATGAATGCCAAGCCGGATGATGATAATTATGCTCCTCAACTGGACGGAATGATCCCTGTTTATCTGTATCCGGGAGATAAAATAGAAGTAATCGAAAATGGACCTGGCAATGCAGATGATGAAGCTGTGATTCACCTGTTTTTCTTCGATGACAACAGCTTTGGTTCCACAGTTCAGGGTTATGGAGAAAACCTGGGTGGAAATCTGAAGTATACCGCTATCAAGATCACGGATTTCACTTCGGCAAATCCTCACCTGGTTCCGCAAATCAGTGCACTTTCACAAAACTATCCCAATCCTTTCAATCCCGCTACTACCATAAAATATCAGATCAAGAATTCCGGTCATGTCAGCATTGATGTTTTCAACGTGAAAGGACAGAAAGTAACAACTCTGGTGAATAGAGCAGAGCCTGCAGGAAACCATGAAGTGGTTTGGAATGGTAAAGATGATAGTGGAAGAGCAGTTACTTCCGGCGTTTATTTCTACAAACTTAGCAGTGGAGAGATAGATCAAACGAAGAAGATGCTTCTTCTGAAATAATTCAACTGTAATTATTGCCGCTCTGACTGGGCGGCAATTTTGTTTTTTGGTTCAAATATTGCATTAATTTTAAAATAAAAATTAGGATGTTATGATGAGAAAAAAGATATTTATCCTATCTGTTTTATTTGTTTTTGGATTACTTTCGGCACAGAATTTTGAAGGTTTTGAAAGCGGGAATTTTC
It contains:
- a CDS encoding T9SS type A sorting domain-containing protein, with protein sequence MKKTIFVLFIFSLTVFMFAEDFMLPSPAREEVRAEEFLAKTFQSTREAPNYEFVVDPVQLITSYYDYMPGSYNSTPIRLQPGPNGGMYIVFHATETAASTRREYYAYVDGSGNVTNVATITSNNIREGYGGIDIDPESGDPFVAYHIKFADPNGSEVLLTYDLYHLGAPGLWKEPFIVIDRSIPTAFPDDDFVWPYVHIGPSPVADKRRVYIFGNNYTSHLASGNPSENSLIGYADFNENDLNAQSELDWTYTTIPEMDNWNQGIPEEIRPYHSYAVSDDGKVAIMGYNTVDELFVFLNDNYGEGDYEYYSIPIDIDIDNPQNQDGTYAFIDPDTGQPHEIYMAPQLCNHQNAIFTNDNSKLRFLGSMNMLLRPDLWYPDISLKYPKVFTFDIVTEEFSFYDLYIEGANPSDDIPMLPWDLDEDGNVDEFDPDGNVTWVGGWPIYFDVADVAFHENNTKLAVNDDYGIVAAVWNDGLKQRFAVQGEPAYAGWEGYPEVAIAISTDHGETWSEPIFMNAKPDDDNYAPQLDGMIPVYLYPGDKIEVIENGPGNADDEAVIHLFFFDDNSFGSTVQGYGENLGGNLKYTAIKITDFTSANPHLVPQISALSQNYPNPFNPATTIKYQIKNSGHVSIDVFNVKGQKVTTLVNRAEPAGNHEVVWNGKDDSGRAVTSGVYFYKLSSGEIDQTKKMLLLK